A DNA window from Gillisia sp. Hel1_33_143 contains the following coding sequences:
- a CDS encoding D-2-hydroxyacid dehydrogenase translates to MKVLATNGLSESGINKLKNAGFEVSVTKVAQEQLIQFINDEKIKILLVRSATQVKKDVIDACPGLKIIGRAGVGMDNIDVKYAKEKGLKVINTPTASSCSVAELVFAHLFSGVRYLHDSNRNMPLSGDSMFKDLKKNYAGGIELRGKTLGIIGMGKIGHEVAKIALGIGMKVIASDDTVGETKITLNFYNDQSVTIPIKTEPIKDILKDSDFITLHVPAQNKPLIGKNELEMMKQGAAIINTSRGGVVDEVALIDALESGKIRFAGLDVFEEEPTPAIRVLMEERISLSPHIGASTKEAQERIGLELADQIIAIQKELSA, encoded by the coding sequence ATGAAAGTATTAGCTACCAACGGACTCTCAGAATCTGGTATCAACAAATTGAAGAATGCAGGCTTTGAGGTATCTGTCACTAAAGTTGCTCAAGAGCAATTGATACAATTTATTAATGATGAAAAGATCAAAATTCTCTTAGTTAGAAGTGCTACTCAGGTAAAAAAAGATGTTATAGATGCTTGCCCTGGCTTAAAAATAATTGGAAGAGCTGGTGTTGGAATGGACAATATAGATGTTAAGTATGCCAAAGAAAAAGGCCTCAAAGTAATCAATACTCCTACTGCTAGTTCTTGCTCTGTAGCAGAATTGGTTTTTGCACATCTTTTTAGTGGTGTACGTTATTTACATGACTCTAATAGAAATATGCCTTTAAGTGGAGATTCTATGTTTAAGGATCTCAAGAAAAATTATGCTGGTGGTATCGAGTTAAGAGGCAAAACTCTGGGAATTATCGGAATGGGTAAAATAGGTCATGAAGTGGCAAAGATAGCTTTGGGAATTGGTATGAAAGTTATTGCCAGTGATGATACTGTTGGAGAAACTAAGATCACCTTAAATTTCTATAATGATCAGTCCGTTACTATTCCAATAAAAACAGAACCAATAAAGGATATTTTAAAGGATTCAGACTTTATAACTTTGCACGTTCCCGCTCAAAATAAGCCACTTATTGGTAAAAATGAATTGGAAATGATGAAGCAGGGTGCGGCTATAATAAATACTTCGCGAGGTGGTGTTGTAGATGAAGTAGCATTAATTGATGCTTTAGAAAGTGGAAAAATAAGGTTTGCCGGTTTGGATGTTTTTGAAGAAGAACCTACCCCGGCAATTCGAGTGTTAATGGAAGAAAGAATATCGCTTAGTCCGCATATTGGAGCTTCCACCAAAGAAGCTCAGGAAAGAATTGGTTTGGAACTTGCAGACCAAATTATAGCAATTCAGAAAGAACTTTCAGCTTAA
- the serC gene encoding 3-phosphoserine/phosphohydroxythreonine transaminase, producing the protein MKIHNFSAGPCILPQEVFQEASQAILNYNNSGLSILEISHRSKDFVAVMEEARSISLELLGLQNKGYKALFLQGGASMQFLMVAYNLLEQKGAYLNTGTWSSKAIKEAKLFGEVNVVKSSEDKNFSYIPKGYMIPTDVDYFHCTSNNTIFGTQMKEFPNTPKPMVCDMSSDIFSRDMDFSKFDLIYAGAQKNMGPAGTTLVIVKESLLGKVTRKIPSMMDYKVHIEKESMFNTPPVYAVYVSLLTMKWLKAQGGIKAIEEKNEKKAQLLYSEIDINPLFKGYTAVEDRSIMNATFNLNDESLKEKFDSMCKEAGINGINGHRSVGGYRASMYNALPLESVEVLVDVMSDLERNA; encoded by the coding sequence ATGAAAATACATAATTTTAGCGCTGGTCCTTGCATTTTACCTCAAGAGGTATTTCAGGAGGCTTCGCAAGCAATTCTTAATTATAATAATTCAGGTTTATCAATACTAGAGATCTCTCACAGAAGCAAAGATTTTGTTGCTGTAATGGAAGAAGCTAGAAGTATATCATTAGAACTTCTAGGACTACAAAATAAAGGTTACAAGGCTCTATTCTTGCAAGGTGGCGCCAGTATGCAGTTTTTAATGGTTGCTTATAACCTATTAGAACAAAAGGGAGCATATTTAAATACAGGAACTTGGTCTAGTAAAGCTATAAAAGAAGCAAAATTATTTGGAGAGGTAAACGTTGTAAAATCTTCTGAAGACAAGAATTTTAGTTATATCCCAAAAGGATACATGATCCCTACAGATGTAGACTATTTTCATTGCACCAGTAACAATACCATTTTTGGTACTCAAATGAAAGAATTTCCTAATACACCAAAGCCAATGGTGTGTGATATGAGTAGTGATATCTTTTCACGAGACATGGATTTTTCAAAATTTGATCTAATATATGCGGGAGCTCAGAAAAATATGGGACCTGCAGGAACAACTTTGGTTATCGTTAAGGAAAGTCTGTTAGGAAAAGTTACCAGAAAGATCCCTTCTATGATGGATTATAAAGTACATATAGAAAAAGAAAGTATGTTCAATACTCCACCTGTTTATGCAGTATATGTATCATTATTAACAATGAAATGGCTTAAGGCTCAAGGTGGGATAAAAGCTATTGAGGAGAAAAACGAAAAGAAAGCACAACTGCTGTATTCTGAAATTGATATTAATCCTTTATTCAAAGGATATACCGCTGTTGAAGATAGATCTATTATGAATGCTACTTTCAATCTAAATGATGAATCATTAAAAGAAAAGTTTGATAGTATGTGCAAGGAAGCTGGCATAAATGGAATTAATGGACACAGAAGTGTAGGTGGGTACAGAGCATCCATGTATAATGCATTACCGCTAGAAAGCGTTGAGGTGTTAGTGGATGTGATGAGTGATCTTGAACGCAACGCATAA
- a CDS encoding acyl-CoA reductase produces the protein MTIEQRKFHLHQLGLFLNQFRREGLVKQDDLPHNDEFFDRMNEQIEMAVHHNGWFTKDNVLFSLEEWAQALTLDNLEKWITPYSLDAITPKTVAIIMAGNIPLVGFHDFISVLISGHNVVAKQSSNDKILLPILADYLKAINSEYNHRINFTTGRLESFDAVIATGSNNTARYFEYYFANKPSIIRKNRNSVAVLTGNETTDQLQALGEDIFRYFGLGCRNVSKLYVPKNYDFDSFYKALQPYDSLMNHAKYANNYDYNKAVYLMSEFKMLDNGFLVLKEDESFGSPIATTFWESYTDLDALKKNLEDNKENLQCIVANNLLEEEVKFGETQHPKLWDYADNVDILSFLSNLN, from the coding sequence ATGACAATCGAGCAGCGAAAATTTCACTTACATCAGCTAGGTCTGTTTTTAAATCAATTTCGACGCGAGGGCTTAGTAAAGCAAGATGATTTGCCTCATAATGATGAGTTCTTTGATAGAATGAATGAGCAAATTGAAATGGCCGTGCATCATAATGGTTGGTTTACTAAAGACAATGTTTTATTTTCTCTTGAAGAGTGGGCTCAAGCCTTAACTTTAGATAATTTGGAGAAATGGATAACTCCTTATAGTCTTGATGCTATAACTCCAAAAACAGTAGCTATTATCATGGCTGGAAATATTCCGCTAGTAGGTTTTCATGATTTTATATCTGTACTTATTTCTGGGCATAATGTGGTAGCTAAACAATCTTCTAATGATAAGATCTTATTGCCAATATTAGCAGATTATCTTAAAGCAATAAATTCAGAATATAATCATAGAATTAATTTCACTACCGGAAGATTAGAAAGTTTTGATGCCGTAATTGCAACAGGTAGCAATAACACCGCAAGATATTTTGAATATTATTTTGCTAATAAACCTTCTATAATAAGAAAGAATAGAAATTCTGTTGCGGTACTTACAGGAAATGAAACCACAGACCAGTTACAAGCGCTAGGAGAAGATATTTTTAGATATTTTGGTTTAGGATGTAGAAATGTTTCTAAACTATATGTCCCTAAAAATTATGATTTTGATAGCTTCTACAAAGCTTTACAACCTTATGATTCACTTATGAACCATGCCAAATATGCTAATAATTATGACTACAACAAGGCTGTGTATCTAATGAGTGAGTTTAAGATGTTAGATAATGGATTTTTAGTTCTTAAAGAAGATGAGAGCTTTGGCTCCCCTATTGCTACTACCTTTTGGGAAAGCTATACAGATCTAGATGCTTTAAAAAAGAATCTAGAAGACAATAAAGAAAATTTACAATGTATAGTAGCAAATAACTTGCTAGAAGAGGAAGTTAAATTTGGAGAAACTCAACACCCAAAATTATGGGATTACGCAGATAATGTAGATATTTTATCTTTTCTTTCTAATCTTAATTAA
- a CDS encoding 4Fe-4S dicluster domain-containing protein, translated as MAIIITDECINCGACEPECPNTAIYEGADDWRYTDGTDLEGNVVLPNGKKADANEAQEPISDEIYYIVPDKCTECKGFHEEPQCAAVCPVDCCVPDDDHVETEEELLAKQKFMHENA; from the coding sequence ATGGCAATTATAATAACAGACGAATGTATTAACTGTGGGGCTTGTGAACCAGAATGTCCCAACACTGCGATCTATGAAGGCGCAGATGATTGGCGTTATACCGATGGTACAGATCTTGAAGGAAATGTAGTGCTGCCAAACGGTAAAAAAGCAGATGCTAATGAAGCACAAGAACCTATAAGTGATGAGATCTACTACATAGTTCCAGATAAGTGTACAGAATGTAAAGGTTTTCATGAAGAACCTCAATGTGCTGCAGTTTGCCCTGTAGACTGTTGCGTACCGGATGATGATCATGTAGAAACCGAAGAAGAATTACTTGCTAAACAAAAATTCATGCATGAAAATGCGTAG
- a CDS encoding GNAT family N-acetyltransferase, producing MSDLHYKRVSEDSELEEILKLQKRNLPEALTSKEMNSQGFVSLKYTFENLKDLNLEEAAIICKSDSGVVAYILAISKGSEISMPSLESLKAKLSKSLYKDKPISAYNYVLIGQVCVDKNYRQQGVFKSCYELYKHTFQNKYEFAVTFISDRNHRSLHAHKKLGFQFIYKYKGNDNEVWNIALLSW from the coding sequence ATGAGTGATCTTCATTACAAAAGAGTCTCAGAAGATTCAGAATTAGAAGAAATTTTGAAGTTACAGAAAAGAAATCTTCCAGAAGCTCTTACTTCCAAGGAGATGAATTCTCAGGGATTTGTTAGCTTAAAATATACTTTTGAAAATTTAAAGGATCTAAACTTGGAAGAAGCTGCCATTATCTGTAAAAGTGATTCTGGAGTTGTAGCTTATATATTAGCAATTAGTAAAGGTTCTGAAATTTCAATGCCTTCTTTAGAAAGTCTTAAAGCTAAATTAAGTAAAAGTTTATATAAGGATAAACCTATATCAGCTTATAATTATGTACTTATAGGGCAGGTTTGTGTTGATAAAAATTATAGACAACAAGGTGTTTTTAAATCTTGTTATGAGTTATATAAACATACTTTTCAAAATAAATACGAATTTGCAGTAACGTTCATTTCTGATAGAAATCATAGATCATTGCACGCTCATAAGAAATTGGGCTTCCAATTTATATACAAGTATAAAGGTAATGACAACGAGGTTTGGAACATCGCATTACTATCTTGGTAA
- a CDS encoding carboxypeptidase-like regulatory domain-containing protein → MKFHKIPTLSNYIYALILFLVFTGPYSFASTFIQVEIQQQNQYREFKGKVVDSNTGNDITLAVLNLQGTNISTITNSDGEFSIKIPISIKEGAIKISYLGYQSKILPLSDFKTENTQIELSEVVEELPEINLLDHGNATELVRAMMDKRGENYSDQKDIITAFYRESIQKRRRNVSLSEAVVKVLKQPYTSGKKDQISIFKARKRTDYERLDTLALKLRGGPYNTVFLDVMKYPEFLFTGVISDNFNFKLYNVTRINNKLVYIVNFNENDTSQPWYSGKLYIDSESLALIKANFSMNVEDRDKASRIFVKKKPSAAYVYPVDVVYQVDYRESNGKWYYSYSRAQLEFVVNWDNKLFNSRYTLTGEMAVTDREKFSNGNLKNTDQFISSSVVMVDDVSGFTDRDFWGDQNIIEPEKSIQNAIEKIQRNIKKDPQ, encoded by the coding sequence ATGAAATTCCATAAAATTCCCACCTTATCTAACTATATTTATGCTTTAATACTATTTTTAGTATTTACAGGACCTTATTCTTTTGCTAGTACCTTTATTCAAGTAGAGATACAACAACAAAATCAATATAGAGAATTTAAAGGAAAGGTAGTAGATAGCAACACCGGGAATGATATTACACTAGCAGTATTAAATTTACAAGGCACCAATATATCTACCATAACCAATTCTGATGGAGAATTTTCTATTAAGATACCAATATCAATAAAAGAGGGCGCCATTAAGATCTCTTATCTAGGATATCAGAGCAAAATTTTACCATTAAGTGATTTTAAAACTGAAAATACTCAGATAGAACTTAGTGAAGTTGTAGAAGAACTTCCTGAGATTAACCTTTTAGATCATGGCAATGCTACAGAATTAGTTAGGGCAATGATGGATAAGAGAGGTGAAAACTATTCAGATCAAAAAGATATAATTACTGCATTTTATAGAGAGTCTATTCAAAAAAGGAGAAGAAATGTTTCTCTTTCTGAAGCGGTAGTAAAAGTTCTAAAACAACCTTATACCAGCGGTAAGAAAGATCAAATATCAATCTTTAAAGCTAGAAAGAGAACAGATTATGAAAGGTTAGATACTTTAGCCTTAAAACTTCGTGGAGGACCTTATAATACCGTTTTTCTAGACGTAATGAAATATCCTGAGTTTCTATTTACCGGTGTTATCTCAGATAATTTTAATTTTAAACTATATAATGTTACACGCATTAATAATAAATTGGTCTATATAGTCAATTTTAATGAAAATGATACCTCACAACCCTGGTACTCTGGAAAGCTTTATATCGATTCTGAGAGTTTAGCATTGATAAAAGCCAATTTCAGTATGAACGTGGAAGATAGAGATAAGGCAAGTAGGATTTTTGTTAAAAAGAAACCAAGTGCAGCTTATGTATACCCTGTAGATGTAGTTTATCAAGTAGATTATAGAGAAAGTAATGGGAAATGGTATTACAGTTACAGCAGAGCACAATTAGAATTTGTTGTGAACTGGGACAATAAATTGTTTAATTCCAGATATACGCTTACTGGAGAAATGGCCGTGACAGATCGGGAAAAATTTAGCAATGGTAATCTAAAGAATACAGATCAATTTATAAGTTCATCTGTTGTTATGGTAGATGATGTTTCAGGCTTTACAGATAGAGATTTTTGGGGCGATCAAAATATTATTGAACCTGAGAAATCAATACAAAATGCCATAGAAAAAATTCAGCGTAATATTAAGAAAGATCCGCAATAG
- a CDS encoding class I SAM-dependent methyltransferase — protein MKDNFSSQSNLYAKYRPTYPNELYNFILANCSNFNSAWDCGTGNGQVAGVLAEYFQEVKATDISEQQLKNAIAKQNILYSRQAAEKTNFKNDSFDLITVAQAIHWFNFEEFYKEVERCLKPEGIFAVIGYELFSSNEETNRVIDELYRDILGPYWDKERYLLEEGYKTIPFPFKEIETPKISLDLNWSFDDLIGYLKTWSAVKHYENDKGVNPVDILSKELRQAYGERGVIHYPILFRLGKLS, from the coding sequence ATGAAAGATAACTTTTCCTCACAATCTAATCTATATGCTAAATATAGACCTACCTATCCTAATGAGTTGTATAACTTTATTCTAGCTAATTGCTCTAATTTTAATTCCGCATGGGATTGTGGAACCGGAAACGGACAGGTAGCGGGAGTTCTAGCAGAATACTTCCAAGAGGTTAAAGCTACAGATATTAGTGAGCAACAATTAAAAAATGCTATAGCTAAACAAAATATTTTATACTCGAGACAAGCTGCAGAGAAAACTAATTTTAAAAACGATTCGTTTGATCTGATCACAGTTGCACAAGCTATTCACTGGTTTAATTTTGAGGAATTTTATAAAGAAGTAGAACGATGTTTAAAGCCAGAAGGAATATTTGCGGTAATTGGATATGAGCTATTTTCTAGCAATGAAGAAACAAATAGAGTAATTGACGAGTTGTATAGAGATATATTGGGGCCTTATTGGGATAAGGAAAGATATCTTTTAGAAGAGGGGTATAAGACCATTCCATTTCCTTTTAAAGAGATCGAAACTCCAAAAATTAGTTTAGATCTAAATTGGAGTTTCGATGACCTTATAGGTTATTTAAAAACATGGTCTGCCGTTAAGCACTATGAAAATGATAAAGGGGTGAACCCGGTGGATATCTTATCTAAAGAACTGAGGCAAGCTTATGGCGAACGTGGAGTTATTCATTACCCAATCCTATTCAGACTTGGTAAGCTCTCCTAG
- a CDS encoding LLM class flavin-dependent oxidoreductase, producing the protein MKDIFQNTHFSVLDLVPVTQGNTPTDSFRNSLDLAQHVENWGYKRFWISEHHNMESIASSATVILLQHIAQGTKTIRVGSGGIMLPNHAPLVIAEQFGTMELLFPGRMDLGLGRAPGTDQRTAMALRRNAQESVNDFPNNIQELQRYFSKDNRHSDVRAIPGEGLDIPLYLLGSSTYSAQLAAHKGLPYAFASHFAPAYLHQALKLYKDGFESSDQLDKPYAIACVNVIAAATDEEAERLATSQKQMFLGLIRGTRRPMQAPVENMEHIWNEAEKAAVQQMIHYSFIGSKATIKEKLAAFIEDTAIDEIMVVSHIFDHKARLRSYEILGELTKSE; encoded by the coding sequence ATGAAAGATATATTTCAAAATACTCATTTTTCCGTCTTAGACCTTGTACCTGTTACTCAGGGAAATACTCCAACAGATTCATTTAGGAATAGTCTAGATCTGGCTCAACATGTAGAAAACTGGGGATATAAAAGATTTTGGATCTCAGAACATCACAATATGGAAAGTATTGCCAGTTCTGCCACTGTAATTTTATTACAACACATCGCACAGGGCACCAAAACTATTAGAGTTGGTTCTGGAGGGATTATGCTTCCAAATCACGCTCCATTAGTTATAGCAGAGCAATTTGGTACCATGGAACTCTTATTCCCTGGTAGAATGGATCTTGGTTTAGGTAGAGCACCGGGTACAGATCAAAGAACTGCCATGGCACTTAGAAGAAATGCACAGGAATCTGTAAACGATTTTCCAAATAACATTCAGGAATTGCAGAGATACTTTTCTAAAGATAACAGACATTCTGATGTTAGAGCTATTCCGGGAGAAGGCCTTGACATTCCATTATACTTATTAGGTTCTAGCACCTATAGCGCACAATTAGCAGCTCATAAAGGATTGCCTTATGCTTTTGCTAGTCATTTTGCTCCAGCCTATCTGCATCAGGCATTGAAACTGTACAAGGATGGCTTTGAAAGTTCAGATCAATTAGATAAACCATATGCTATAGCTTGTGTTAATGTAATTGCAGCAGCTACAGATGAAGAGGCAGAACGTTTAGCTACAAGCCAGAAACAAATGTTCTTAGGGCTAATTAGAGGCACGAGAAGACCTATGCAAGCTCCTGTAGAAAATATGGAACATATTTGGAATGAGGCTGAAAAAGCAGCTGTTCAGCAAATGATACATTATAGTTTTATAGGAAGTAAGGCTACCATCAAAGAAAAACTAGCTGCATTTATAGAAGATACAGCAATAGACGAGATCATGGTGGTTTCTCATATTTTTGATCACAAAGCAAGATTGAGATCTTATGAAATTCTAGGAGAGCTTACCAAGTCTGAATAG
- a CDS encoding TonB-dependent receptor: MKKFLLLLFLAGCPYFLIAQQVSGTVKDATGLPLPGVNVSEKNTENGTTTDFDGNFTISVDGSATLVFSYVGFETSEVDVENRTSINVILADGVSLSEVQLVGSRSPKRTATDTPVAIDVIDVSSVTTQTGRIEVNELLQYAAPSFNANKQSGSDGADHIDPASLRGLGPDQTLVLINGKRRHQSSLINLFGTRGRGNTGTDLNAIPAAAIKRIEILRDGASAQYGSDAIAGVINLVLNDEVDKFTANINYGFYNTNADGDFPDGTPNTDGNRLDTERDGNKIGDDKNFDGGSVKVTANYGVGIGESGFANFTTEYISKNKTLRPGFDFRRGFGEAAIDGFNFFGNLAIPLSDKTEFYAFGGRNYRDTDAYAFTRNNPTERNVVSIYPNGFTPRITSIITDNSVAAGFRTETNSGWKIDVSNTWGKNFFHYYIKGTLNASLQENSPTDFDAGGHSLSQNTVNLDFSNYYENVFAGTNLAFGIEYKTENFEIFSGEEGSYGTFDENGRIITDPNVQVQPIDPNSGELRPGGSQGFPGYGPANEVDRSRSNVSLYLDSEFEFTEKFLLAAAARFEDYTDFGSTINGKLAARYKVSDNVNARGSVSTGFRAPSLAQIYYNLKFTNFVNGVALDTQLSPNNSPVTASFGIGPLKEETALNASLGFTANFGSFTSTIDGYYIKVKDRIVLTGNFDAPQIENVEAAQFFANGADTETYGLDIVLSHKANLGAGTLTSSFIGNFNDMSITDVKNGMLDEQTFFGERDKAFLLASAPDSKLLLNLKYDIKRFDVALGLNRFSEVKLLDFQTFEDVADYGSFENQIDAATDTYSAKITTDLNLGFKISDQLKLNVGSNNLFNVYPDQQDDWSEGGGYWDSVQMGFGGAYYYAKLNMQF; encoded by the coding sequence ATGAAAAAATTTCTACTCTTACTTTTTCTTGCAGGTTGCCCTTATTTTTTAATCGCACAGCAGGTTTCTGGAACCGTTAAAGATGCCACAGGTTTACCTCTACCCGGGGTTAATGTTTCTGAAAAGAATACTGAAAATGGAACAACCACAGATTTTGATGGAAATTTCACCATATCGGTAGATGGTTCTGCCACCTTAGTATTTAGTTATGTAGGGTTTGAAACATCAGAAGTTGATGTTGAAAATAGAACATCCATCAACGTTATTTTAGCAGATGGTGTGTCTCTTAGTGAGGTGCAGCTGGTTGGATCCCGCAGTCCTAAAAGAACAGCTACAGATACTCCGGTAGCAATAGATGTTATTGATGTTAGTTCTGTAACTACCCAAACCGGTAGAATTGAGGTGAATGAACTTTTGCAGTACGCAGCACCATCTTTTAATGCCAATAAACAATCTGGATCTGATGGAGCAGATCATATAGATCCAGCATCTTTAAGAGGATTAGGACCAGATCAAACTTTAGTTTTAATAAATGGAAAAAGAAGACATCAATCATCGCTAATTAATTTATTTGGTACACGTGGAAGAGGAAATACAGGAACAGACCTTAACGCCATACCCGCTGCTGCCATAAAAAGAATAGAAATATTAAGAGATGGAGCTTCCGCACAATATGGATCAGACGCTATTGCAGGGGTGATCAATCTTGTTTTGAATGATGAAGTTGATAAATTTACTGCTAACATAAATTATGGCTTTTACAACACCAATGCCGATGGAGATTTTCCAGATGGCACTCCAAATACAGATGGAAATAGATTAGATACAGAAAGAGATGGCAATAAAATTGGTGATGATAAGAACTTTGATGGAGGCTCTGTTAAAGTAACTGCAAACTATGGAGTAGGAATTGGGGAAAGTGGGTTTGCTAATTTTACTACAGAATACATCAGTAAAAATAAGACACTAAGACCAGGCTTCGATTTTAGAAGAGGTTTTGGAGAAGCGGCAATAGATGGTTTTAATTTCTTTGGAAATCTTGCAATTCCGCTCTCAGATAAAACAGAGTTCTATGCCTTTGGAGGTAGAAATTATAGAGATACCGATGCTTATGCTTTTACAAGAAATAATCCTACAGAGCGTAATGTTGTAAGTATTTACCCAAACGGCTTTACACCAAGAATTACCTCCATTATCACAGATAATTCTGTGGCGGCAGGATTTAGAACCGAAACCAATAGCGGATGGAAAATAGACGTTAGCAATACATGGGGAAAGAATTTCTTCCATTACTATATTAAAGGAACATTAAATGCTTCTTTACAGGAAAACTCTCCTACAGATTTTGATGCAGGTGGACATAGTTTAAGTCAAAACACAGTTAATTTAGATTTCTCTAATTATTATGAAAATGTATTTGCCGGTACCAACCTAGCCTTTGGTATTGAGTATAAAACAGAGAATTTTGAAATATTTTCTGGAGAAGAAGGCTCTTATGGAACCTTTGATGAAAATGGTAGAATAATTACAGATCCTAATGTTCAGGTACAACCAATAGATCCAAATTCAGGAGAATTAAGACCGGGTGGTTCTCAAGGTTTCCCAGGATATGGACCAGCAAACGAGGTTGATAGAAGCAGATCTAATGTTTCCCTATATTTAGATTCAGAATTTGAATTTACAGAGAAATTTTTACTTGCGGCTGCTGCAAGATTTGAAGACTATACAGATTTTGGAAGTACCATAAATGGTAAATTAGCAGCGCGATACAAAGTTTCTGATAACGTAAACGCACGTGGTTCTGTGAGTACAGGATTTAGAGCTCCCTCTTTGGCTCAAATATATTATAATTTAAAATTCACAAATTTTGTTAATGGTGTTGCATTAGATACACAGCTTTCTCCAAATAATAGTCCTGTAACTGCTTCTTTTGGAATTGGACCTCTAAAAGAAGAAACAGCGCTAAACGCATCCCTTGGTTTCACCGCAAATTTCGGAAGCTTTACTTCAACTATAGATGGTTATTACATCAAAGTTAAAGATAGAATTGTACTTACCGGAAACTTTGATGCTCCACAGATAGAAAATGTAGAAGCAGCGCAGTTTTTTGCCAATGGTGCAGATACGGAGACGTACGGATTGGATATCGTACTATCTCATAAGGCTAATTTAGGAGCTGGTACACTTACCTCAAGCTTTATTGGAAATTTTAATGACATGAGTATAACCGATGTAAAAAATGGGATGCTAGATGAACAAACATTTTTTGGAGAACGAGATAAGGCATTTCTTTTAGCTTCTGCTCCCGATAGTAAGTTACTATTGAATTTAAAATATGACATCAAAAGATTTGACGTTGCGTTAGGATTGAACAGGTTTAGCGAAGTTAAATTATTAGATTTCCAGACATTCGAAGATGTAGCAGATTATGGTAGTTTTGAAAATCAAATTGATGCTGCCACAGATACATATAGCGCTAAGATCACCACAGATCTAAATTTAGGATTCAAAATAAGCGATCAATTAAAGTTAAACGTAGGTTCTAATAACCTTTTTAATGTATATCCAGATCAACAGGATGATTGGAGTGAAGGTGGTGGATATTGGGATTCTGTACAAATGGGATTTGGTGGAGCGTATTACTACGCTAAATTAAACATGCAATTCTAA